CCGTCGTCGGGGTCGAGGGAGCCCCCGGGGAAGGACGGCTGGCCGGGGTGCGAGCGCAGGGTGCCGGCGCGCTCCATCAGCAGCAGCTCGGGGCCGCGCGCCCCTTCGCCGAAGAGGATCAGGACGGCGGACTGTCTGCCCGCCCCGCTCTCGGGCGGCAGGAAGCGGCTGAGCTGCTGCGGGCGGACGCTGCGGGCGGCCTGGGCCACGGGGTCCAGCCAGGCGGGCAGGCCCGTGGTGGTCACGTCGACGGCCGCACGGGTGTCTGCTGCGGGAGTGCCCGCCGCACGGCTGCCCGGTGCCTGGGCGTCTACCGCACGGGTGCCCGGCGCGGGGCCGTCCGTCGCGCGATCCGGCCCGTGGGTGCCGGCCGCATGGGTGTCCGTCGCGTGTGTGTCTGTATGCGTGTGCGTCATCGGCACCCCCCTCGTCGCCCTGGTTTCACAACGTCTGTCGTCGGCCATTTCGTTCCGAGCCATTTCGTGGTTCGTCGGGAGGTGCTCGGTGCGGCGCCCCCTCATGCGGCTCCCAGTGCGGGAGCGGGCTTGCCCGGGAAGTCGGCGGGCGGGCTGAGCCGCTGGCCCGGGTGGCCGCCCATCTCGTACTTCAGCAGCTTCCTGGCCTTCTCCGGATCGGTCTCCCCTTCACCGTACGAAGGGCAGAGCGGGGCGATGGGGCAGGCGCCGCAGGCCGGTTTCCGGGAGTGGCAGATGCGGCGGCCGTGGAAGATCACCCGGTGCGAGAGCATCGTCCACTCGCTCTTGGGGAAGATGTCGGCGATCACCGCCTCGACCTTCACCGGGTCCTCCTCGTCCGTCCACTTCCAGCGCCGGACCAGACGGCCGAAGTGCGTGTCCACGGTGATGCCGGGGACCCCGAAGGCGTTTCCCAGCACCACGTTGGCGGTCTTGCGGCCGACGCCGGGCAGCTTGACCAGGTCCTCCAGGCGGCCCGGGACCTCGCCGCCGAAGTCGTCCCGCAGGGCGGCGGAGAGGCCCAGGAGCGACTTGGTCTTGGCCCGGAAGAAGCCGGTCGGCCGGATCAGCTCCTCCATCTCCTCCGGAACGGCCGCCGCCATGTCCTCGGGCGTCGGGTAGGCGGCGAAGAGCGCGGGGGTGGTCTGGTTGACCCTCAGGTCGGTGGTCTGGGCGGAGAGGACCGTGGCGACGAGCAGCTCGAAGGGGTTACGGAAGTCCAGCTCGGGATGGGCATACGGATAGACCTCGGCGAGCTCCCGGTTGATCCGGCGGGCGCGGCGGACCAGCGCGA
This DNA window, taken from Streptomyces griseus subsp. griseus, encodes the following:
- a CDS encoding NUDIX hydrolase, with product MTHTHTDTHATDTHAAGTHGPDRATDGPAPGTRAVDAQAPGSRAAGTPAADTRAAVDVTTTGLPAWLDPVAQAARSVRPQQLSRFLPPESGAGRQSAVLILFGEGARGPELLLMERAGTLRSHPGQPSFPGGSLDPDDGDQATTGPLRAALREAEEETGLDPRGVQLFGVLPRLYIPVSSFVVTPVLGWWRAPSPVGVVDPGETARVFTVPVADLTDPANRATAVHPSGHSGPAFLVESALVWGFTAGVIDRILHYAGWERPWDRARQVPLDWRT
- the nth gene encoding endonuclease III, producing the protein MTSSKTGTAPKAPKATKAPKIPKAESHLALVRRARRINRELAEVYPYAHPELDFRNPFELLVATVLSAQTTDLRVNQTTPALFAAYPTPEDMAAAVPEEMEELIRPTGFFRAKTKSLLGLSAALRDDFGGEVPGRLEDLVKLPGVGRKTANVVLGNAFGVPGITVDTHFGRLVRRWKWTDEEDPVKVEAVIADIFPKSEWTMLSHRVIFHGRRICHSRKPACGACPIAPLCPSYGEGETDPEKARKLLKYEMGGHPGQRLSPPADFPGKPAPALGAA